In the Candidatus Saccharimonas aalborgensis genome, one interval contains:
- a CDS encoding F0F1 ATP synthase subunit A — translation MSGFASAAVATEHITSLFGLPITNSMLLGAVGIIIMLSVLGSTAYALKKGRHNHFIGLVSWAVEGMYGTVLDIVPDRKVARQIAPLALTIFFTVLVTYWCGVLPGVGSITIDGKELFRGLPTDLNFTFAIALITMVTVQWYAIKAHGIFGNAGRYLVNPLKNPIGAFEGLLELVGEFSRLVALSLRLFGNAFAGEVLLVIVASLSGWFAGLSLPLVMIFELFIGFIQAYVFFMLTLIFTSLAISSHGDSHPEHSPAHPKGAQSEA, via the coding sequence ATGAGTGGATTTGCTTCTGCTGCGGTAGCAACTGAACATATCACGAGTTTGTTTGGACTGCCTATCACCAATTCTATGCTGCTTGGCGCGGTCGGTATTATCATTATGTTGAGTGTCCTCGGATCAACAGCATATGCACTCAAAAAAGGTCGTCACAATCACTTTATTGGTCTCGTGTCATGGGCGGTTGAAGGCATGTATGGCACTGTGCTCGATATCGTACCTGATCGCAAAGTTGCTCGGCAGATAGCACCGCTTGCCCTCACTATCTTTTTCACCGTACTTGTCACCTACTGGTGTGGCGTGTTGCCGGGTGTTGGTTCGATCACTATCGATGGCAAGGAACTGTTCCGCGGCTTGCCGACTGATCTCAATTTTACTTTTGCGATCGCCCTCATCACGATGGTGACGGTACAGTGGTACGCTATCAAGGCGCACGGGATTTTTGGTAATGCTGGTCGCTATCTTGTCAATCCGCTCAAAAATCCGATCGGGGCCTTTGAGGGGCTACTTGAGCTTGTTGGTGAGTTTAGCCGACTTGTAGCGCTCAGCCTGCGTCTCTTTGGCAACGCTTTTGCGGGCGAAGTATTGCTGGTGATCGTAGCATCACTTTCGGGCTGGTTTGCGGGCCTGAGCTTGCCACTCGTCATGATCTTTGAGTTATTCATCGGCTTTATTCAGGCCTACGTATTCTTTATGTTGACACTTATCTTTACGTCCCTGGCTATTTCTAGCCACGGTGACTCTCACCCCGAACACTCGCCCGCTCACCCTAAGGGAGCGCAGAGTGAAGCATAA
- a CDS encoding ATP-binding protein: MAEQRRDSAAERGTRFSSRFTEMVMRPDEDYLVMCTRTPREISHTLFRHGNVEIDSPVRGAQIECTTESPDSDFQINGRIYFDVDRDELKGPAWIDKFVRVLDQYLYAGLGCQTIQHPRSRSTRYAELSPNRYVRIDLYEQMKTRTSNQTTKYQGATLSTLSYSDYLAEIGVEPSAEEIESIFFIEDTPEERLDDVKRFMQIWAHVRDNAVGMYSADYTKKLYCTIIPPEPLIAVPEQELRTEKPLSFDDIAGYEIAKRKLLDLALLSEYPTIAKNIGLKKGQGIFLYGPPGTGKTTLAEAFSHEIDAEFIQFHVSEIIEMWVGKSARNLDEKIAEIKKKAEVDGAKIVLFMDEVDSLGADASRIHGERADTVNRLKSHILDLLANHHNIIVVAATNHEDKVDKALFRTGRFEKIEIGLPSEYDRSRILALMLGKLAADAVNNRELNPGLPTLDFDHSINVPELAASSYGLVGADFDEILQELRRRRLREYVAATKRAEITGEEVAAISMPPITQQEIMDLIAEYIRKSDTV, encoded by the coding sequence ATGGCAGAGCAACGTAGAGATTCGGCAGCCGAAAGAGGTACTCGGTTCTCATCTCGCTTCACAGAAATGGTGATGCGCCCGGATGAAGACTACCTCGTCATGTGTACGCGAACGCCGAGGGAAATCTCGCACACGCTCTTTCGCCACGGGAACGTCGAGATAGATAGTCCAGTGAGGGGTGCGCAAATTGAATGCACGACCGAGTCTCCTGATTCGGATTTTCAGATCAATGGCCGAATTTATTTTGATGTTGATAGGGATGAATTGAAGGGACCAGCTTGGATTGATAAATTTGTCCGCGTACTCGACCAGTACCTCTACGCCGGTTTAGGGTGCCAAACTATCCAACACCCCAGAAGCCGCTCAACCAGGTATGCAGAGCTTTCACCAAATCGCTATGTACGGATTGATCTTTATGAGCAGATGAAAACCCGTACAAGCAACCAAACAACCAAATACCAGGGTGCGACACTCTCGACGTTATCGTATTCAGATTACCTTGCGGAGATCGGTGTTGAGCCATCTGCAGAAGAAATTGAATCAATATTCTTTATCGAGGATACGCCCGAAGAACGCTTAGATGATGTCAAGCGCTTCATGCAAATCTGGGCACATGTCCGCGACAACGCCGTAGGGATGTACAGTGCCGATTACACCAAAAAGCTCTACTGCACGATTATTCCGCCAGAACCACTTATCGCAGTCCCCGAGCAGGAACTGCGGACCGAAAAACCGCTTTCCTTTGATGATATTGCCGGCTACGAGATCGCCAAGCGAAAATTACTCGACCTCGCATTACTCAGCGAATACCCCACAATTGCAAAAAATATCGGGCTCAAGAAAGGGCAAGGTATCTTTCTGTACGGACCTCCCGGGACAGGCAAAACTACCCTCGCCGAAGCGTTTTCGCACGAAATTGATGCCGAATTCATACAATTTCATGTTTCTGAGATCATTGAGATGTGGGTTGGCAAATCAGCTCGAAACCTCGACGAGAAGATCGCTGAGATCAAGAAAAAAGCAGAGGTTGATGGTGCAAAAATCGTTCTTTTCATGGACGAAGTTGATAGTCTTGGCGCAGATGCTTCACGTATTCACGGAGAGCGCGCCGATACAGTCAACCGCCTAAAGTCACATATTCTCGACCTCCTTGCAAACCATCACAATATTATTGTCGTGGCGGCGACAAATCACGAGGATAAAGTCGATAAGGCGCTCTTCCGTACCGGTCGGTTTGAGAAAATTGAGATTGGTCTCCCAAGCGAGTATGACCGCAGTCGCATTCTGGCACTTATGCTAGGCAAACTTGCCGCGGATGCTGTCAATAATCGCGAGCTTAACCCAGGGTTACCGACGCTCGATTTTGATCATTCCATCAATGTGCCTGAACTGGCGGCAAGTAGTTATGGACTCGTCGGTGCCGACTTCGATGAAATACTCCAGGAGCTACGTCGCCGTCGCCTCCGCGAGTATGTCGCGGCTACCAAGCGCGCCGAAATCACTGGTGAAGAGGTGGCTGCCATTAGTATGCCGCCTATCACCCAGCAAGAGATCATGGACCTCATCGCAGAGTATATCCGCAAATCAGACACCGTCTAA
- a CDS encoding RCC1-like domain-containing protein has product MSRHMNREQGFALPTVVIVSVVLFVVMLAAISSVSSIRGALLAQYYQQLAREAAESGAEFAANCLDANSNIVTWTVAKPLKPNTDCTGTEVVACTSMPHPAGCDVNSSTNMYSTFSVAPPSSANLFDYIVTVTATVNLVRSGTTTVWNNYSIAMRYDPVKKSQPAFPSVPTFGSSGVISAFSDGYLWGWGCNGSSQFGDGTTTNKLIPGRLIAMSDVVDIVSAAINSTSGTVTALKSNGSVWAWGYNADGQIGNGTTTTQSTPTQVISSGVVKIYPVKSASGVVHETVYALKSDGSLWAWGYNGSGQVGNNSTTNQLTPVQIIASGVSKVYATGYNVYVIKSDGSLWAWGSGTNGPVGNNSTTNQLTPVQIIASGVSSVITTWFGAYAIKSDGSLWAWGYNGAGQVGNNSTTNRLTPVQVIASGVSQMIASASSPYPARLVIKTDGSLWAWGSNTYGQVGNNSTTNQLTPVQIMASGVVKASANDLTTFAIKSDGSLWAWGYNTTYGTVGNNSTTNRLTPVQIMASGVTAAGADSYSAYALKSDGSLWIWGNNSNGVVGNGTLTTQLVPYQAISSGVTQVNFSSTLVYALKSDGTAWAISNNNTACNLNGTNPSTYNPRIPVQIAIPPIIIKSRAY; this is encoded by the coding sequence ATGTCAAGACATATGAACCGCGAGCAAGGCTTTGCGTTGCCAACCGTCGTGATTGTATCGGTCGTTCTTTTTGTGGTAATGCTGGCGGCGATTTCGTCTGTATCGAGTATTCGTGGCGCACTGTTGGCGCAGTATTATCAGCAACTCGCTCGTGAGGCGGCGGAATCCGGAGCTGAGTTTGCTGCAAATTGCCTCGATGCTAACTCAAATATCGTGACATGGACCGTAGCAAAACCTCTCAAACCAAATACAGACTGCACCGGAACAGAAGTTGTTGCTTGTACCTCCATGCCCCATCCTGCAGGGTGCGATGTCAATAGTAGCACAAATATGTATTCAACTTTTTCGGTTGCACCTCCATCGTCAGCGAATCTATTTGACTATATTGTCACTGTTACCGCTACGGTAAATCTTGTCAGATCTGGTACGACAACGGTATGGAATAATTATTCGATAGCGATGCGCTACGATCCGGTAAAAAAAAGTCAGCCCGCATTTCCTAGTGTTCCAACTTTTGGTTCCTCAGGCGTAATATCGGCTTTTAGCGATGGTTACCTCTGGGGCTGGGGGTGTAACGGGTCAAGCCAGTTTGGTGATGGCACAACGACAAACAAATTGATACCGGGGAGGCTTATCGCCATGAGCGATGTCGTAGACATTGTTTCTGCTGCTATTAACTCGACATCGGGCACAGTAACCGCTCTCAAATCTAATGGCTCAGTCTGGGCATGGGGCTACAATGCCGATGGGCAGATCGGCAACGGTACCACTACGACACAATCAACTCCGACTCAAGTTATTTCAAGTGGAGTTGTCAAGATATACCCTGTCAAAAGTGCGTCGGGTGTTGTGCACGAAACGGTGTATGCTCTCAAATCTGACGGTTCGCTATGGGCATGGGGGTATAACGGAAGTGGTCAGGTTGGCAACAATTCCACCACCAATCAGCTCACGCCTGTGCAGATCATCGCTAGCGGGGTAAGCAAAGTGTATGCGACAGGATATAATGTCTATGTCATCAAATCTGACGGTTCTCTGTGGGCATGGGGAAGTGGGACCAATGGACCGGTTGGCAACAATTCCACCACCAATCAGCTCACGCCTGTGCAGATCATCGCTAGCGGGGTAAGCAGCGTCATCACTACATGGTTTGGGGCATACGCAATCAAATCTGACGGTTCGCTATGGGCATGGGGGTATAACGGTGCCGGTCAGGTTGGTAACAATTCCACCACCAATCGACTTACACCCGTACAAGTTATAGCCAGTGGGGTATCACAGATGATCGCGAGCGCTTCATCTCCCTACCCGGCTCGACTTGTTATCAAAACTGACGGCTCACTCTGGGCATGGGGAAGTAATACATACGGTCAGGTCGGCAACAACTCTACCACCAATCAGCTCACTCCCGTACAGATCATGGCGAGCGGAGTGGTTAAAGCATCGGCAAATGACCTGACCACGTTTGCAATCAAATCTGACGGTTCGCTATGGGCATGGGGGTATAACACAACGTATGGGACGGTCGGCAACAACTCTACCACCAATCGGCTCACTCCCGTACAGATCATGGCGAGCGGAGTGACTGCCGCAGGGGCAGATTCCTATAGCGCATACGCTCTCAAATCTGACGGCTCACTCTGGATATGGGGAAATAATAGCAATGGTGTAGTCGGTAATGGCACATTGACAACCCAACTCGTTCCGTATCAGGCAATCAGTAGTGGCGTTACTCAAGTTAATTTTTCGTCGACACTCGTGTATGCCCTAAAATCAGATGGAACTGCATGGGCGATTAGCAATAATAACACAGCGTGTAATTTGAATGGCACCAATCCTTCCACCTATAATCCGAGAATTCCAGTACAAATTGCGATTCCTCCGATCATAATAAAAAGCCGTGCGTATTAA
- the atpF gene encoding F0F1 ATP synthase subunit B, which yields MDLAVLTHFATEEAASSGILGTLGIDVKLLVFQLIAFVLLILILNKWIFPVFFKIIDKRQAVIEESNRAAVEASKQAEKSQAEIEKMLKQARVEAKDIVATAKDEATEMMRQAEEKSKAEAQHIVAVAHESLAKDVLAAKKALHNETVELVALATEKVVGKTVTKSVDMTLIKDALKEVQ from the coding sequence ATGGATCTTGCTGTACTCACCCATTTTGCGACCGAGGAAGCGGCCTCAAGCGGTATTCTCGGAACACTTGGTATTGATGTCAAGTTGTTGGTATTTCAGCTGATCGCATTTGTGCTCCTCATCCTTATTCTGAATAAATGGATATTTCCAGTATTCTTCAAGATCATCGACAAGCGTCAAGCGGTGATCGAGGAGAGCAACAGAGCAGCGGTTGAGGCGAGCAAACAAGCAGAAAAATCGCAAGCCGAGATAGAAAAAATGCTCAAACAAGCACGTGTTGAAGCAAAAGATATCGTGGCAACCGCAAAAGATGAAGCAACAGAGATGATGCGTCAGGCTGAGGAAAAGTCCAAGGCAGAGGCACAGCATATCGTTGCGGTGGCACATGAATCGCTCGCCAAAGACGTATTGGCAGCCAAAAAAGCACTTCATAATGAGACGGTTGAACTGGTAGCGCTTGCGACCGAAAAAGTTGTGGGCAAAACAGTCACAAAGTCAGTCGACATGACGCTTATCAAAGACGCACTGAAAGAGGTGCAGTAA
- a CDS encoding glutaredoxin family protein: MSQQPTDASVIVYSTPWCAFCKTEKQYLDHLGVSYVSKDVEEDPAAMDELMAKNGGSYSGVPVTDIDGVIITGFDRKRIDETLKAKNLIS; this comes from the coding sequence ATGTCACAGCAACCTACCGATGCCTCAGTAATCGTGTACAGCACCCCTTGGTGCGCGTTTTGCAAAACCGAAAAACAATACCTCGATCACCTTGGTGTCAGCTATGTCTCAAAGGATGTTGAGGAAGACCCGGCAGCGATGGACGAGTTGATGGCCAAAAACGGCGGCTCCTACAGTGGTGTTCCCGTTACCGATATCGACGGCGTCATCATCACCGGCTTTGATCGTAAGCGCATCGACGAAACCCTCAAAGCAAAAAATCTGATTTCGTAG
- a CDS encoding glycosyltransferase family 2 protein has protein sequence MKAISPTLSVIVCAYNEADTIKPCLSSLMEQRKDIDEIIVVDNNSTDDTVAIIKKHFPDITVVHESEQGLIPARNTAFDRATGMVMARVDADAKILPGWAHAIKQHFASHPELWAATGTVYYYDAPLRQLVATLSIFFTSTSNRLTGTATLYGCNMAVTQKAWRAVRKIASTKPRIMEDLDLALAISEKGGKIDYIRDMQIEASIRRLMNTPLLYAKYNFQWLRTYWLRDYHLRACVMAPVAFVSTIGQFGVAPILRRYNPETKRMQWRVAQGQEDRVVPE, from the coding sequence ATGAAAGCGATATCACCAACCTTGAGCGTCATTGTCTGCGCGTATAATGAAGCCGATACGATTAAGCCTTGTCTATCATCACTTATGGAGCAACGAAAGGATATAGATGAGATTATTGTCGTCGACAATAACTCGACCGACGATACTGTCGCTATCATCAAGAAACATTTTCCAGATATCACTGTCGTCCATGAGTCAGAACAGGGATTGATACCGGCTCGAAATACCGCTTTTGACCGTGCTACGGGTATGGTTATGGCGCGCGTTGATGCTGACGCAAAGATATTGCCAGGCTGGGCGCACGCCATAAAGCAACATTTTGCTTCGCACCCGGAGCTTTGGGCTGCTACCGGCACGGTATATTACTACGATGCTCCCCTACGGCAGCTCGTAGCAACATTGTCGATATTTTTCACGAGTACCTCAAACCGACTAACGGGAACCGCTACATTATATGGGTGCAACATGGCTGTCACGCAAAAAGCGTGGCGGGCCGTACGGAAGATTGCCTCCACTAAGCCAAGGATCATGGAAGATCTTGATCTTGCTCTCGCTATCTCAGAAAAGGGCGGTAAGATCGACTATATTCGTGATATGCAGATCGAAGCATCGATTCGTCGTCTGATGAATACGCCCTTACTATATGCCAAGTACAATTTTCAGTGGCTACGCACCTACTGGTTGCGTGACTATCACCTGCGCGCCTGTGTAATGGCGCCGGTTGCGTTCGTTTCTACCATTGGTCAGTTCGGTGTTGCGCCAATATTGCGCCGCTACAACCCTGAGACAAAACGAATGCAATGGCGAGTTGCTCAAGGGCAAGAAGATCGGGTAGTTCCAGAGTAA
- a CDS encoding F0F1 ATP synthase subunit delta translates to MNTRLSRRKLALYVADGIAVDGELSRRIEEVAAYLIDSKRLREAELVVRAIEDALVEAGTVVTTVTTSGPLIEDMTDAIKKLTGAHTVAIRERVDPQLLGGVIIETPGQMLDASVRSKLMALRRAKL, encoded by the coding sequence GTGAACACGAGACTCTCGCGTCGCAAGCTTGCGCTCTATGTCGCTGATGGCATTGCTGTCGATGGAGAGCTCAGTCGGCGTATCGAGGAAGTAGCGGCGTATTTGATTGACAGTAAACGTCTCAGAGAGGCAGAGCTTGTCGTCCGGGCTATCGAGGACGCGCTTGTTGAGGCTGGCACAGTAGTCACTACAGTTACCACCTCTGGACCGCTGATCGAAGATATGACAGACGCGATCAAGAAGCTGACGGGGGCTCACACTGTTGCTATCCGCGAGAGAGTTGATCCTCAGCTGTTGGGCGGCGTCATCATAGAGACACCCGGACAGATGTTGGACGCAAGTGTTCGAAGTAAACTAATGGCCCTTCGTCGGGCAAAATTGTAA
- the smpB gene encoding SsrA-binding protein SmpB produces MSAKKATVSHPKAPIVNRRARFDYELDDDIVAGVSLTGPEVRAARDGHIQLRGAYVTIKDGDLWLNNASFSLKLNERGKPGAHSVDTRPRRLLASKRQIELFSARKKLGMTIVPTKMLTSGRYIKVVIALGKGKKRWDKRETIKRRQADRESSAQIKHAR; encoded by the coding sequence ATGAGCGCCAAAAAAGCCACAGTATCACACCCAAAAGCACCGATCGTCAATCGTCGCGCCCGATTTGATTATGAGCTTGACGATGATATCGTCGCCGGCGTATCACTTACAGGACCAGAGGTGCGGGCAGCTCGTGATGGACATATCCAACTCCGTGGCGCCTATGTGACGATCAAAGACGGAGACCTATGGCTCAACAACGCAAGTTTTAGTCTGAAGCTCAACGAGAGAGGTAAGCCCGGTGCCCACAGCGTTGATACGAGACCCCGGCGACTACTGGCAAGCAAACGTCAAATTGAACTATTCTCCGCTCGCAAAAAACTTGGCATGACGATCGTCCCCACAAAAATGCTGACCTCGGGCCGCTATATCAAAGTTGTCATCGCCCTTGGCAAGGGCAAGAAGCGTTGGGACAAACGCGAAACAATCAAGCGGCGCCAAGCTGACCGCGAGAGCAGCGCCCAAATAAAGCACGCGCGGTAA
- the pyrH gene encoding UMP kinase has translation MYKRILLKLSGEQLQGSHESGFDTERAVWIAGQLKQALATGVQIVIMVGGGNYARGAQLADDKIQRITGDYVGMLATLMNALTLADVFNSEGVDARALSNIEANQLVDQFTHRRAVSHLDKHRVVIVAGGTGRPFLTTDTAAVNLALELQCDVVVKTTKVDGVYTADPALDTTATKYEHLSYDEVIANPSITVMDKAAIGLALEQHIPIVICDLLTEGNIARAARGDTVGTLIGEKMA, from the coding sequence ATGTATAAACGAATCTTACTCAAACTTTCAGGCGAACAACTACAGGGCTCTCACGAGAGCGGATTTGATACTGAGCGTGCCGTGTGGATCGCTGGACAGCTCAAACAAGCCCTCGCGACAGGGGTACAAATCGTCATCATGGTTGGTGGTGGCAATTATGCGCGTGGAGCGCAGCTTGCTGATGACAAAATACAGCGCATCACTGGGGATTATGTCGGTATGCTGGCCACACTTATGAATGCGCTGACACTGGCTGATGTATTCAATAGCGAGGGCGTCGATGCGCGAGCACTGAGCAATATCGAGGCGAATCAGCTTGTTGACCAATTTACCCACCGTCGAGCGGTGAGCCATCTCGATAAACACCGGGTCGTGATCGTGGCGGGCGGAACTGGGCGGCCGTTCCTCACGACCGATACGGCTGCGGTCAATCTCGCACTAGAGTTACAATGTGATGTTGTAGTCAAGACAACGAAGGTTGACGGTGTCTATACCGCAGACCCGGCTCTCGACACCACAGCTACCAAATATGAGCATCTCAGTTACGATGAAGTCATCGCTAACCCCTCTATCACCGTCATGGACAAGGCGGCAATCGGTCTCGCGCTTGAGCAGCACATTCCTATCGTGATCTGTGATCTCCTGACGGAGGGAAATATAGCCCGTGCAGCTCGTGGCGATACTGTCGGTACACTCATAGGTGAAAAAATGGCATGA
- a CDS encoding AtpZ/AtpI family protein, with protein MGKLPAASNSSNTKGVSVNRSASLVMIATMADTTWRMFVPTVGLIVAGDALDGRFTTRPWLMLTGALIGSLLAALLIKRQLQRGKA; from the coding sequence ATGGGTAAGCTACCTGCTGCGAGTAATAGCTCTAACACAAAGGGCGTATCGGTAAACCGGTCCGCTTCTCTTGTGATGATCGCAACGATGGCGGATACAACGTGGCGTATGTTTGTCCCGACAGTTGGCTTGATTGTAGCAGGAGACGCGCTCGATGGGCGCTTCACGACCCGACCTTGGCTCATGTTGACTGGTGCACTGATCGGCTCACTGCTCGCTGCCCTCCTCATAAAACGCCAACTTCAGAGAGGAAAGGCATGA
- a CDS encoding glycosyltransferase, whose amino-acid sequence MKPLPSLSIVIPAYNEESVIERCLVACATQTPLADEIIVIDNNSRDATLSIARDVARRYPQANIRVVSEKKQGVLPARDRGFQEASYEVMGRIDADSILEPGWVQAVKEVFADPEVMAASGPVVYYDMPLKKLSHKADNIIRKLLHQNAKDHRFLFGTNMAVRATAWDAIKDHIPPDPNDEHHEDVSIAITLFQHGLEIAYAPLMVAGMSARRIEDKPKDFYRYIMRYERTFKAHGVKSAQARMPIFIYLLIYFPIRTIRQFYDTDTNKFTWRKLTEQIKSHTKSD is encoded by the coding sequence ATGAAGCCACTACCCTCTCTCTCCATAGTTATACCGGCATATAACGAAGAATCAGTCATTGAGCGATGCCTTGTCGCGTGCGCGACACAAACCCCTTTAGCGGATGAGATTATCGTTATTGACAATAATTCTCGTGATGCGACGCTCAGTATTGCGCGGGACGTCGCTCGTCGGTACCCTCAGGCAAACATTCGTGTCGTCAGCGAAAAAAAGCAAGGCGTCTTACCGGCGCGTGATCGTGGTTTTCAGGAAGCTAGCTATGAAGTGATGGGTAGGATTGATGCAGATTCGATTCTCGAGCCAGGCTGGGTGCAGGCCGTCAAAGAAGTGTTTGCTGATCCCGAGGTGATGGCTGCCTCAGGACCAGTGGTGTACTACGACATGCCGCTCAAGAAACTAAGTCATAAAGCAGACAATATCATTCGCAAACTACTTCACCAAAACGCCAAAGATCATCGTTTTTTGTTCGGGACCAATATGGCTGTTCGGGCAACCGCATGGGACGCCATCAAGGACCATATTCCACCAGACCCCAATGACGAGCATCACGAGGATGTCAGCATCGCCATTACGCTGTTTCAGCATGGTCTTGAAATTGCCTATGCACCTCTGATGGTGGCCGGTATGTCGGCACGACGTATCGAGGACAAGCCCAAGGATTTTTATCGCTATATCATGCGATACGAACGGACATTTAAGGCGCACGGCGTCAAAAGTGCTCAGGCGCGTATGCCGATCTTTATCTATCTGTTAATTTACTTTCCCATTCGCACCATACGTCAGTTTTATGATACGGATACAAACAAGTTCACGTGGCGTAAACTCACCGAGCAGATCAAGAGTCACACGAAATCGGACTAA
- a CDS encoding ATP synthase F0 subunit C, which yields MEPLAFGLTYALPAFGAAIGVGLIGAGALNALGRNPEKLSDIRTLMITAIVFADSLAIIGIIVAYMAKG from the coding sequence ATGGAACCACTCGCATTTGGTCTGACCTACGCACTACCTGCATTTGGTGCAGCAATCGGCGTTGGCTTGATTGGCGCTGGTGCTCTCAATGCACTTGGCCGCAATCCAGAGAAACTAAGCGATATTCGTACGTTGATGATCACCGCTATCGTCTTCGCTGACTCACTGGCCATCATCGGTATCATTGTCGCCTACATGGCAAAGGGATAA
- a CDS encoding V-type ATP synthase subunit I domain-containing protein: protein MVKAQVTNEEILSTLSQFADSVDKRFDKIEDNIAELKSDVAELKSDVAELKSDVSELKSDVNRIYGILDTHMSRIETLIQETKVQAHQQARLERWIFQLADQAGVHLKYDG, encoded by the coding sequence ATGGTCAAAGCTCAGGTTACCAACGAAGAAATCCTCTCGACACTCTCGCAATTTGCCGATAGCGTCGATAAGCGCTTTGATAAAATTGAAGACAATATTGCTGAGCTTAAATCAGATGTAGCTGAGCTTAAATCAGATGTAGCTGAGCTTAAATCAGATGTCTCAGAACTGAAATCAGATGTAAACCGAATCTATGGCATCCTCGATACCCACATGTCTCGCATCGAAACACTCATCCAGGAGACGAAAGTCCAGGCACACCAGCAAGCACGCTTGGAGCGCTGGATCTTTCAGCTTGCCGACCAAGCAGGGGTACACCTGAAATACGATGGCTGA